The genomic DNA GTCGCACCAGAGGCATTGAGATTGGCATCCAGCAGGGCAATTCGATCGCCCAGGATATTAATTTCAGGACTAGTTCCAGGATCAGTTCCAGGATTAGCGGGCGTTTCAGGAAGGGGTGCTGCGCTGATAATTCCAGAGACGATCGTCGTTCCGGGTTGGGTGGGAATTGTACTGCCGCGAAGCTGAACCGTGCCGTTTAGCGCAACTGTGAGATCGGTGGCACTTTGAATTTCTTCGCCGCCGGTTAGCAGGGAGGGGAGGGAGAGAGGAGAAGCGGGCAGCGGGGTAGTGGAATCCTGGGTGGGCAGTTCCAGGCTGAGGATCGATCCGGTCTGGCTAAGGCGCACTCGACTGGTTCCGGGTACGGCGGCGATCGTGATATTTCCTTCCGGTGCGGTGATTTCCCCCGTATTCACAACGGTTCCGCCCAGCAGCGTCAGGGATTGCCCCTGCGTCACGCTCAAATTGCCCGAATTTACGATCGCTCCCGGTTGCGCCACCGCAAAATCAAACAGTACCGGATCGCCCACCAGTGAAGCATAGTCCGAATCGCCCACATCGCTCAGCCAGCCCTCGGCAAATCCAACTCCGGTGGCAGTTGTGGCGCTAAAGGCTGCTGGCACGTCTAACCGTGCATTTCGTCCAAAGATAATGCCTGCCGGATTGATTAAATACAGATTAGAGTTGCCGCCCGATACCCGTAGCAGACCATCAATCAAAGACGCCTCGCCGCCCCGAATCCGAGCCAGAATGTTACGAATTGCCGGATCGGACTGGAAGTTGGCAATCTGTTCGCGGCTCAACCCAAACCGCTCAAAGCTATGGAACAGATTTCTGCCGTCGCGCGATCGCTGTCCCCCCTCGATATCAAACTGGTTGCCGTTTTGTCTGACCTGGGTTCGGGTTCCGTCATTGGCGGGCGTAATTCGCTGTGCCAGAGCAGGAGACGCACCTAACACCGCCAGCAGCACCAGCAGGAAACGGAAGGTCTGGGGACGGGCAATCATAGACATGGGAGGTATCCGATCGATCAGAACAACTCATTCTTACGTTACGGCATCCGATCGATCACCTCCGTACAAACTGGAAAAATATTAATGCAGCATGAGTGCAGCCGGAAATGCAGCCAAAACCCGCAAAAAAAAGAGGGTGATAACAACCCTCTCTTGAACTCCACTGTGAGATTAAGCTTTGAGATTACACCTTGAAATTAAATGAGATTAAGCCTTGAAATTAAACGAGAATGCGCCTTGGGGCGAACGCTGGGGTTCAACCGACTAAGGACGGATAGAAATTCCGGGCGCGTAGCCCTCTACAACCTTACCTGTACGAGAGCAGGTGATTAAAAGATAGTCGCAGGTAGGACACTGGGTTTGAATGAGCTGTTGACTGACTAAATAAAGCCTTTCACCAGGATTGCCACAATTAGAGCAACAGATTGCCTGCGAAAGCGGAATCATGTGGGCTTCTGCATTTTGATCTGCTTTAGCTGGAGTTGCTTTAGCGGAGGGCGAATTAAAAGAACAATTGATCACAGCTACATTAAACCTATCGATTGAATTAACAGAGAATAAAACAAAATTCAAAACACAATAGAGCCAACTGTCTTACCTGAAACAACTTGAAACAAACTTTCAAGTCATGGATTCTGAGAGGGAGAGGAATACGCTTAATCCTTTTTAAGGTTGGTCGTTCCGGATCTCATTCTCGATCGCCTTACCCATCGACCGAACCCATAGCCTGAGTGAAAAACCTGGTTGCCCTAAAGACGGGGATCGCCCTTCGGACAACTGATCCCCACTTTACTGAGGACTCTACGGTTCAGCCATCTATCTAAAGACAGTTGCTCATTTCTATCAGAAAATATTTCTTTTGTTTAACTTTTTTTAGGAAATCTTAATTGTCAGATTAACAATAAGACAGCCTTACTCAGTATGAAACAGTATTAGTAAAGCATTGTTTTATCAAAGCATATTTATTTTTCGCGTAAAGATTTTGATAAGTTTTAGCTAGAAAGAATTTTTGACTGATCGATAATCCCTCTCTGTTGAGGGTGGAAATATGACCTTAAACTATTAAAATAATGTGAAATAAAGAGGCTCAATTAATAGCGAAATACCCTCTTAGAATAGTGATATTTTTAGGTGGAAATAGTCTTAATAATGTAGCTTTCATAACAGCATTTCGGAACTCGTTTCTTGTTCTATTAAATCTGAAAGAACCGTTGTCATTGCCGTGCTGAGTAAAGGGCAATCTGGCGAAAACGAGCGCTGAAAAAAGCGCTGAAAAAGCAGGCGATCGTCCGCCAAAGCGACAGAATCAACCTGCTTAAGATTTAATTTGCTATTCAATCTGCCTGAAGCTGCACGAATGCTGTCGAGCTATGCAATTGAGCTGTGCAGTCAAGCTATGCAGTCGCGCTATTTTTCCAGGCGGACAACATACCACTGAAGGTACTCGCCCGGATTCATATCCAGTTCGCAGGCGGTTTCCATCAGGTATCGGGTCTGCTCATCCAGATCGACAAATTTCTGCACGTCGCGGGGCAAATTGTCCTGCCGATCGCGCAAAACAGCTTTCAGCCGATCGAACAGTTCCGCTGCCGTCAGGATTTGTTCTGGCTGGCTGGGTTCCAGCAGCACATAGTAATCCTCGCTGTTGTACAGAATGGAGTCCGCCATAGGAAATGCCTTCCTACTCGTCTTCCGCAAAAACAAAGCGGTAGAGTTCGCTGGGTTCCGGCTCAGGGCTGTCCTGGGCAAACTTGACCGAATCCTCGACCAACGCCTGGATTTTCTTGTCGATCGCCTTCAGCTCGTCCGCCTCTGCCAGCTTGTTGTCGGTGAGATGAGCCGCCAGTTTTTTGATCGGATCGCGAGCCAGCCAGGCTTCTTTCTCTGACTTCGATCGCAGTTCGTCCGGATCTGCCAGGGAGTGACCCCGGAAACGATAGGTGAGGCATTCAATTAGAGTGGGACCTTCGCCCGCCTTTGCCCGCTCGATTGCCTCCAGCGCAACGGTTCGCACGGCTAACACATCCATGCCGTCCACTTCCACGCCTGCCATGCCAAACACGCTGGCTTTTTTGTAGATTTCTGGCTGAGAGGTTGCCCGCTCATGCGCCATACCGATCGCCCACTTGTTGTTTTCCACCACGAAGATGATCGGCAGCTTCCAGAGGGCAGCCATGTTC from Leptolyngbya ohadii IS1 includes the following:
- a CDS encoding chlororespiratory reduction protein 7, whose product is MADSILYNSEDYYVLLEPSQPEQILTAAELFDRLKAVLRDRQDNLPRDVQKFVDLDEQTRYLMETACELDMNPGEYLQWYVVRLEK